A genomic window from Bacillus sp. BGMRC 2118 includes:
- a CDS encoding alkylphosphonate utilization protein produces the protein MSTLPNCPKCKSEYTYEDVNFLICPECAHEWSETESVNEEGMVVKDSNGNILQDGDTVTIIKDLKVKGSSSSLKIGTKVKNIRLVEGDHNIDCKIDGFGAMSLKSEFVKKV, from the coding sequence ATGTCTACTTTACCAAATTGTCCAAAATGCAAGTCTGAATATACATATGAAGATGTGAATTTTTTGATTTGTCCTGAGTGTGCACATGAATGGTCAGAGACTGAATCAGTAAATGAAGAAGGAATGGTTGTGAAAGATTCAAACGGAAACATTCTACAAGATGGAGATACGGTTACTATTATTAAAGATTTAAAGGTGAAAGGAAGTTCATCTTCATTAAAAATAGGGACAAAGGTTAAAAACATCCGACTCGTCGAAGGAGATCACAATATTGACTGTAAGATTGATGGTTTCGGGGCGATGAGTTTAAAATCTGAATTTGTCAAAAAAGTTTAA
- a CDS encoding GNAT family N-acetyltransferase codes for MARVCSKGYRQTYNQLCTKEYIERTIEKFYNIERLQSKVKKPEGWDGWVVAVENNKVLGAGGGGMIGDNEGEVFVLYLDPTRRGEGIGTLLLEEITRVQIENGAKYQWVSVLKDNNKGIPFYEARGFIFQSEMKTYATKNTDSYISLRYKRVLLHK; via the coding sequence ATTGCTAGGGTATGTTCTAAAGGATACAGACAAACCTATAACCAATTATGTACAAAAGAGTATATTGAACGGACAATTGAGAAGTTTTATAATATCGAACGACTTCAATCTAAAGTAAAGAAACCTGAAGGGTGGGACGGTTGGGTTGTAGCTGTTGAAAATAACAAGGTCCTAGGTGCTGGTGGTGGAGGGATGATTGGAGATAACGAAGGAGAAGTGTTTGTATTATATCTAGATCCAACTAGAAGAGGAGAAGGAATAGGGACACTTCTGCTAGAAGAGATTACTAGAGTTCAAATTGAAAATGGAGCGAAGTATCAGTGGGTATCTGTTCTAAAAGATAACAATAAGGGTATTCCTTTTTATGAGGCTCGAGGATTTATTTTTCAAAGTGAGATGAAAACATATGCTACAAAGAATACAGACTCATATATATCACTGAGATATAAAAGAGTACTACTACATAAATAA
- a CDS encoding MFS transporter codes for MWKNRNVWILLAGEFIAGVGLWTGIIGNLEFLQIHVPSDFLKSLILFTGLLAGVMVGPLAGRVIDSVNKKKILIYAGLGRMISVVFMFLAIEFESIYWMIAFMIAIQLSAAFYFPALQSLIPRIVEEKELLQMNGAHMNVSTISRIIGTALAGAMLVVISLYSLYVASFIAYGFLLLSTFLLKIKEEDLIGAPKGMNKKSAGFKEVLPIIKGLPIAMMALILTIVPTLFLGGFNLMVIEISEMQDDSTMKGLIYTVEGVSFMIGAFLVKRVSEKFNHITLMFVFTSVVAVAQALLFFADYQILSLISFGLLGLSLGFFFPITSTIFQTRIPKEYHGRFFSFKNMLDRVMFQIVLLATGLFLDTIGFHLMVIVFSASSLVLITYYVTKHIRTQPKKTIVEKSM; via the coding sequence ATGTGGAAAAATCGTAACGTTTGGATTTTGTTAGCTGGTGAATTTATCGCAGGTGTTGGTTTATGGACGGGAATAATCGGAAATTTAGAATTCCTTCAGATCCACGTACCGTCCGATTTTCTTAAATCACTCATTCTATTTACCGGACTTTTGGCGGGAGTAATGGTCGGTCCTCTTGCCGGTAGAGTAATAGATTCGGTGAATAAGAAGAAAATCCTCATTTATGCAGGGTTAGGAAGAATGATCAGTGTAGTCTTTATGTTTTTGGCAATAGAATTTGAGTCGATCTATTGGATGATTGCCTTTATGATTGCGATTCAATTATCGGCAGCATTTTATTTTCCTGCCTTACAATCTCTGATTCCACGGATTGTAGAGGAAAAGGAATTGTTGCAAATGAACGGTGCGCATATGAACGTCTCAACAATCTCTAGAATAATTGGAACAGCACTTGCTGGAGCGATGTTAGTAGTCATTAGCTTATATTCATTATACGTGGCATCGTTTATAGCCTATGGATTCCTGTTGCTGTCAACGTTTTTGTTGAAGATAAAGGAAGAAGATCTTATAGGAGCGCCTAAAGGGATGAATAAGAAATCTGCTGGATTTAAAGAGGTACTTCCAATCATTAAGGGGTTGCCGATTGCAATGATGGCACTTATTTTGACGATTGTACCAACATTATTTCTTGGTGGGTTTAACTTAATGGTCATTGAAATCAGCGAGATGCAAGATGATAGTACAATGAAAGGGCTCATTTATACTGTTGAAGGTGTATCCTTTATGATAGGTGCTTTTTTAGTAAAGCGAGTTTCTGAGAAGTTTAATCACATTACGTTAATGTTCGTGTTTACTTCAGTAGTGGCAGTAGCTCAAGCTTTATTATTTTTTGCAGACTACCAAATACTTTCTCTTATTTCATTTGGGTTACTAGGACTATCACTTGGGTTTTTCTTTCCAATTACTTCAACCATTTTTCAAACAAGGATACCAAAGGAATATCATGGTCGCTTTTTTTCTTTCAAAAACATGTTAGATCGTGTAATGTTTCAAATAGTTTTACTAGCTACTGGATTATTCTTGGATACAATAGGTTTCCATCTGATGGTCATTGTATTTAGTGCTTCTTCACTAGTATTAATTACGTACTACGTTACGAAGCACATAAGGACTCAACCGAAAAAGACAATCGTTGAAAAATCAATGTGA
- a CDS encoding MATE family efflux transporter, with amino-acid sequence MYQTKTRREKLALFSKILVPILLTQIGLFSMNFLDIMMSGRAGSTDLAGVAIGSSLWVPVYTGLSGILLAVTPIVAQLIGGKKQEQIAYIVMQAIYLSILIAIIVFVIGSLTLQPILSGMDLDSQVHKIAYDYLVALSIGIIPLFIYTVLRSFIDALGETRITMWITLSSLPINAILNYLLIFGKFGFPKLGGVGAGYATAITYWLILLISILIIQFKPSFSHYKIFAQIYWVSPNKWKELLIIGVPIGLAIFFETSIFSAVTLLMSEYDTITIAAHQIALNFASLLYMIPLSISMALTICVGFEIGAKRTTDAQHYSFIGIGLAILLAIVTGIILFLFRDVIATIYSTDSAVIPIAQHFLLYAIFFQLSDAVGQPIQGALRGYKDVNVSLVLSLISFWVIGLPLGYVLAQYTTLDAFGYWIGLSSGLTVGAILLFIRLYVVQRNFHTNNLTRSE; translated from the coding sequence ATGTATCAGACAAAAACAAGAAGAGAAAAATTGGCTTTATTTTCAAAAATTTTAGTGCCCATATTACTAACCCAAATAGGGTTATTTTCGATGAATTTCTTAGATATCATGATGTCAGGTAGAGCTGGTTCAACCGATTTAGCAGGTGTAGCGATAGGTTCAAGCTTATGGGTTCCTGTATACACAGGATTAAGTGGAATTTTATTAGCTGTCACTCCTATTGTTGCACAACTTATCGGAGGAAAAAAACAAGAACAAATTGCTTATATTGTCATGCAGGCCATATACTTATCGATTTTGATTGCCATCATTGTGTTTGTCATTGGTTCCTTAACCCTGCAGCCGATACTAAGTGGTATGGACCTAGATAGTCAAGTACATAAGATTGCCTATGATTATCTAGTTGCCTTATCCATTGGAATTATCCCATTATTTATCTATACAGTACTCCGGTCATTTATAGATGCTCTTGGTGAAACGAGAATTACGATGTGGATTACTCTTAGTTCTCTACCTATTAATGCAATTCTTAACTACTTATTGATATTTGGAAAATTTGGATTCCCTAAACTGGGAGGAGTTGGTGCTGGATACGCCACAGCTATCACGTATTGGCTCATTCTGCTTATTAGTATTCTAATTATTCAATTCAAACCTTCATTTTCTCATTATAAAATCTTTGCACAGATATATTGGGTCTCCCCGAACAAATGGAAGGAGTTACTGATTATCGGAGTACCTATTGGACTTGCGATTTTCTTCGAAACCAGTATCTTCTCTGCTGTCACATTATTAATGAGTGAATATGATACTATCACAATTGCAGCACACCAAATTGCTTTAAATTTCGCTTCTTTGCTTTATATGATTCCATTAAGTATATCGATGGCTTTAACCATCTGTGTTGGCTTTGAAATTGGTGCAAAGCGAACAACTGATGCACAGCATTACAGCTTTATAGGGATAGGCCTTGCCATACTACTCGCCATCGTTACAGGTATTATTTTATTCCTGTTTAGAGATGTCATCGCGACCATTTATAGTACCGATTCCGCTGTTATTCCTATAGCGCAGCACTTCTTATTATATGCGATATTCTTTCAGCTTTCTGATGCAGTCGGCCAGCCTATTCAAGGGGCACTTCGAGGATATAAAGATGTAAATGTCTCCTTAGTCCTTTCGCTCATTTCCTTTTGGGTAATCGGGTTACCACTAGGTTATGTTCTAGCTCAATATACAACTTTAGATGCGTTTGGTTATTGGATTGGGCTTAGTAGTGGACTTACTGTTGGAGCCATACTTTTATTTATTCGTCTATACGTAGTTCAACGGAATTTTCATACAAATAATCTTACAAGAAGTGAATAA
- a CDS encoding deoxyribonuclease IV, whose translation MLIGCHVSIRDGYLGAAKRAHQIGATAYQYFPKNPRSLSVKEINAQDASECKDFCKGHNIVSVAHTPYPTNLTPSSDKRKLTIDSLLNDLEIAEACGSIGVVVHFGSQIDTHDPLKGYLVMIEMLNEVLINWHGDALVLLENVAGKPGVMGTTLEEQVQIRNLCKFPDKVGFCLDTCHAFASDEWTGEKYEDFMQKGNELSYFKHLKVIHLNNSKYENGSGKDRHANIDSGKIDISLIGKLLKEKSLSEIPFVLETPGEDHKNEINLVRGLSVL comes from the coding sequence TTGTTAATCGGCTGTCATGTCAGTATACGAGATGGTTATCTTGGTGCTGCAAAAAGAGCGCACCAAATAGGGGCAACTGCCTATCAATACTTTCCCAAGAACCCCCGAAGCTTGTCAGTTAAGGAAATCAATGCCCAAGACGCGAGTGAATGTAAGGACTTTTGCAAGGGACATAATATCGTTTCAGTTGCACATACTCCGTATCCAACGAATTTAACACCTTCTTCTGATAAACGAAAACTGACCATAGATTCACTCTTAAATGACTTAGAGATAGCAGAAGCATGTGGATCGATTGGAGTGGTTGTCCACTTTGGGAGTCAAATCGATACTCATGACCCATTGAAGGGTTATCTAGTGATGATTGAGATGTTGAATGAAGTACTTATTAACTGGCATGGAGATGCATTAGTACTACTTGAAAATGTCGCAGGAAAACCAGGAGTAATGGGTACAACTCTTGAAGAACAAGTGCAGATTCGTAACCTTTGTAAGTTCCCAGACAAAGTAGGCTTTTGTCTCGATACATGCCATGCGTTTGCTAGTGATGAATGGACAGGTGAGAAGTATGAGGATTTTATGCAAAAGGGTAATGAACTCTCTTATTTCAAACATTTAAAGGTTATTCACTTAAATAACTCTAAGTATGAGAATGGCTCTGGGAAGGATCGGCATGCAAATATAGATAGTGGGAAAATTGATATAAGCCTGATTGGCAAGCTGCTAAAGGAAAAATCGCTGTCGGAAATCCCTTTTGTGCTAGAGACACCAGGAGAAGACCATAAAAATGAAATAAATTTAGTTAGAGGACTTAGCGTTTTATGA
- a CDS encoding cupin domain-containing protein has product MILSKKLTKHYKWGADCEGWIFASNDTQTMILERMPPHTREQRHYHKYAKQLFFIIQGTAVIEIDGEAFILHEQEAIEIEKGLPHQIVNNSGEDIVFFVISQPPTVNDRYLV; this is encoded by the coding sequence ATGATCTTATCAAAAAAACTTACAAAGCATTACAAATGGGGAGCAGACTGTGAAGGATGGATATTTGCTTCGAATGACACACAAACGATGATTTTAGAAAGAATGCCTCCTCACACAAGAGAACAACGGCACTATCATAAGTATGCAAAACAACTATTTTTTATTATACAAGGCACAGCAGTGATTGAAATTGATGGAGAAGCTTTTATACTTCACGAGCAAGAAGCGATTGAAATAGAAAAGGGACTCCCCCATCAAATAGTTAACAATAGTGGAGAAGACATTGTATTTTTTGTCATCTCACAACCACCAACTGTAAATGATCGTTATCTTGTATAA
- a CDS encoding DUF2164 domain-containing protein, whose protein sequence is MMIKIPRNEKERLIEQVQQYFLQERDEEIGSIAAEGFLDFILKEASPYVYNQAILDARKVLSDRMTLLEEELYLLEQPIQK, encoded by the coding sequence ATGATGATAAAAATTCCAAGAAATGAAAAAGAACGATTAATTGAGCAAGTTCAACAATACTTCCTTCAAGAACGTGATGAGGAAATCGGTTCAATTGCAGCGGAGGGCTTTCTTGACTTTATACTCAAGGAAGCCTCTCCATATGTGTATAACCAGGCAATACTTGATGCAAGGAAAGTATTAAGTGATAGAATGACTCTTTTAGAAGAAGAATTGTATTTGCTGGAACAGCCCATTCAAAAATAA
- a CDS encoding undecaprenyldiphospho-muramoylpentapeptide beta-N-acetylglucosaminyltransferase, which translates to MKKKIVFTGGGSAGHVILNLALIPHFQKEGWDVSYIGSKSGIERDLISKVNDVTYYAIETGKLRRYFDWKNLKDPFNVLKGTYQAFRILKKIKPNVIFSKGGFVSVPVIVAGKLNRVPSIIHESDVTPGLANKIAIPLATKLCVTFKDTEKYIKEKEKVVHTGAIVREEILKGDSTKGLRDLHFTNRKPVLLIMGGSLGSKRINEMIRANLEDLLKMFQIVHICGKGNSRHSLHQPGYKQFEYLTDELPDVLAMTDVVVTRAGSNSIFEFLALKKPMLLIPLTKEQSRGDQIINAESFRKAGYAEVLQEEELTQEKFLKTVQNIYNDRDRYVAQMEQYEGDFSIQPVLKLIKEVAK; encoded by the coding sequence ATGAAGAAAAAAATAGTATTTACAGGTGGCGGCTCGGCAGGTCATGTTATATTAAACTTAGCATTAATTCCACACTTCCAAAAAGAAGGATGGGATGTTAGTTATATCGGTTCAAAGAGCGGGATCGAACGAGACCTTATTTCCAAGGTGAATGATGTAACATATTACGCAATTGAAACTGGAAAACTGAGACGTTATTTTGATTGGAAAAACTTGAAGGACCCATTCAATGTATTAAAAGGGACGTACCAAGCCTTTCGTATACTAAAGAAAATTAAACCAAACGTTATCTTTTCTAAGGGTGGCTTCGTGTCAGTTCCTGTAATAGTTGCAGGGAAACTTAACAGAGTCCCTTCGATCATTCATGAGTCGGATGTAACGCCTGGACTCGCTAATAAAATTGCGATTCCACTTGCAACAAAGCTATGTGTTACATTTAAGGACACAGAGAAATATATAAAAGAAAAGGAAAAAGTTGTTCACACAGGGGCAATTGTACGTGAGGAAATATTAAAAGGTGATTCCACAAAGGGGTTGCGAGATCTTCACTTTACGAACCGAAAACCAGTCCTATTAATTATGGGAGGCAGTTTAGGATCAAAACGTATTAATGAAATGATACGTGCGAATCTCGAAGATCTCTTAAAAATGTTCCAAATTGTGCATATTTGTGGAAAAGGAAATAGTAGACATTCCCTGCATCAGCCTGGATATAAGCAGTTTGAATATTTAACAGATGAATTACCGGATGTACTAGCAATGACGGACGTTGTTGTGACGAGAGCCGGATCTAACTCAATCTTTGAATTTCTTGCATTAAAAAAACCGATGTTATTAATACCTCTTACAAAAGAGCAAAGCCGTGGAGACCAAATTATTAACGCAGAATCTTTCCGAAAAGCAGGGTATGCGGAAGTACTTCAAGAGGAAGAATTGACACAGGAGAAGTTTTTAAAAACTGTTCAAAATATATACAATGACCGTGATCGATATGTTGCTCAAATGGAACAGTATGAAGGTGATTTCTCGATACAGCCTGTATTAAAATTAATAAAAGAGGTCGCAAAGTAA
- a CDS encoding aminoglycoside phosphotransferase family protein: MEEEMYEFQSFLHDHYNVINIERVHKGYSNDEKYKVSLMDGSNLLVRMSSPETYKRKKEEFYILKTVYQLGVNCSKPLHLHVLPNGSICMVLGFIEGVDGEEFLREHSTDSQYKMGIEAGKQLKAMHAIPAPIHYQNWYEQKWKKHMSYYEAYKCCGFVFEQAEDIQRFIEGNIHLLKQRPSTFQHDDFHPGNLIFNEDGYGGVIDFNRYDWGDPYHDFYKIGLFTTHVSIPFAVGQIHGYFNNIVPDEFWKIYTVYMGMSIFSSIVWSLNQHPSLLDSMIGNLHQIAADHRQFTSPIPTWYLDWTI, translated from the coding sequence ATGGAGGAAGAAATGTACGAATTCCAATCGTTTTTACATGATCACTATAATGTAATAAATATTGAGCGTGTTCATAAAGGTTATTCAAATGATGAAAAATATAAAGTTTCACTTATGGATGGAAGTAATCTGTTAGTCCGTATGTCTAGTCCTGAAACGTATAAACGGAAAAAGGAAGAGTTTTACATATTAAAAACGGTGTATCAATTAGGAGTGAATTGTTCAAAGCCTTTGCATCTTCATGTTCTACCTAATGGTTCTATTTGTATGGTGTTAGGCTTTATTGAGGGAGTAGATGGTGAAGAATTTTTACGGGAGCATTCTACTGACAGTCAATATAAAATGGGAATTGAAGCAGGTAAACAGTTAAAGGCGATGCATGCAATACCTGCCCCAATTCATTACCAAAATTGGTATGAACAAAAATGGAAAAAGCATATGAGTTATTATGAAGCATATAAATGCTGTGGATTTGTTTTTGAGCAAGCAGAAGATATTCAACGTTTCATAGAAGGAAATATACATTTACTTAAACAAAGACCTTCAACCTTTCAACATGACGATTTCCATCCTGGGAATTTAATTTTCAATGAAGATGGTTACGGGGGAGTTATTGATTTTAACCGATATGACTGGGGAGATCCCTACCATGATTTTTATAAAATTGGATTATTTACGACACATGTAAGTATTCCTTTTGCAGTTGGCCAAATACATGGCTATTTTAATAATATTGTTCCAGATGAATTCTGGAAAATATATACGGTATATATGGGTATGAGTATTTTTTCTTCAATCGTATGGTCACTGAATCAACATCCAAGTTTACTTGATTCCATGATTGGTAATTTGCATCAAATTGCAGCGGATCATCGTCAATTTACAAGTCCTATTCCTACCTGGTATCTCGATTGGACAATTTGA
- a CDS encoding homogentisate 1,2-dioxygenase — MYYRQMGEIPHKRHTMFKKEDGTLFREQVMGTKGFSGTQSILYHHHLPTEVVSSKILSSYLPEYETDESLKHRHLLTEDIETAGDALFAREYLLGNNDLLIGTVMVTEEMKGFYRNGDGDEMLYVHDGNGTIETMFGTITYRPGDYVVIPIGTIYRVVPDEPTKLLFVEAFSQITTPRRYRNEYGQLLEHSPFCERDIRGPEKLLTYAEKGEFEVITKSRGYLHSHVLNHHPLDVVGWDGYLYPWVFNIEDFEPITGRVHQPPPVHQTFEGHNFVVCSFVPRLYDYHPEAIPAPYYHSNVNSDELLYYVEGNFMSRKGIKRGSITLHPSGIPHGPHPGTTEASIGKKETLELAVMIDTFKPLKVVKRAQTIEDQNYMYTWIEKKK, encoded by the coding sequence ATGTATTATCGTCAAATGGGAGAAATTCCACATAAAAGACATACAATGTTTAAAAAAGAGGATGGCACTTTATTTCGTGAACAAGTAATGGGAACGAAGGGGTTCTCAGGAACTCAATCTATATTATATCATCATCATTTGCCAACAGAAGTGGTGAGTTCTAAAATTCTATCATCCTATCTTCCTGAGTATGAAACAGATGAATCGTTAAAGCACCGTCATTTATTAACTGAAGATATTGAAACAGCCGGTGATGCATTATTTGCGAGAGAGTATCTATTAGGAAATAATGACCTGTTAATTGGTACCGTCATGGTAACAGAAGAAATGAAGGGTTTTTACCGTAATGGTGATGGCGATGAAATGTTGTACGTCCATGACGGAAACGGTACGATAGAGACGATGTTTGGTACGATCACGTATCGCCCTGGTGATTATGTGGTTATTCCTATTGGTACAATTTATCGAGTTGTTCCTGACGAACCAACGAAGTTGTTATTTGTGGAAGCATTTAGTCAAATTACAACACCGAGACGGTACCGAAATGAATACGGACAACTACTTGAGCATAGTCCATTTTGTGAGCGTGATATTCGTGGTCCAGAAAAGCTGTTAACATATGCGGAAAAAGGGGAATTTGAAGTCATTACAAAGTCTCGTGGGTATCTGCATTCACATGTCTTAAATCATCATCCGCTTGATGTAGTCGGTTGGGATGGGTATCTATATCCATGGGTGTTTAATATTGAGGATTTTGAACCAATAACAGGTCGTGTTCATCAGCCACCTCCAGTACATCAAACGTTTGAGGGACATAATTTCGTTGTATGTTCATTTGTGCCAAGGCTGTATGACTATCACCCAGAAGCAATTCCAGCACCTTATTATCATAGCAATGTAAACAGTGATGAACTGTTATATTATGTGGAAGGTAATTTTATGAGCAGAAAGGGTATTAAGCGTGGTTCCATTACTCTTCATCCGAGTGGTATACCGCATGGACCGCATCCTGGAACAACAGAGGCAAGTATCGGTAAAAAAGAGACATTAGAATTGGCTGTTATGATTGATACCTTTAAACCACTTAAAGTTGTTAAAAGAGCTCAAACGATTGAAGATCAAAATTATATGTACACATGGATTGAAAAGAAAAAGTGA
- a CDS encoding fumarylacetoacetate hydrolase family protein — protein sequence MKFITFQKPNGDVVSGWIHEQFAIDMNEATDGHLPTDLLKLIEDYEKYKSVVDSLSENLPSQGVYLLNSVNLQAPIPRPTSIRDFYAFLDHVRTARGRRGLDVVPEWYEVPVFYFSNHLAVKGPNQEIEKPHATKKLDYELEVACIIGKKGKNIKAKDAQSYIFGFCIMNDWSARDLQAQEVKVGLGPAKGKDFATTIGPWIVTKDELEPYRDGENYNLEMKANVNGRLLSKGNFKDIYYSFNEMIERASKGVSLYPGEIIGSGTVGTGCLLELGEEVHRWLESGDMVELTVTGLGSLKNTIINEEVGDC from the coding sequence GATGTTGTGAGTGGATGGATTCATGAACAGTTCGCCATTGATATGAACGAGGCTACTGATGGGCACTTACCTACTGATTTGTTAAAGCTGATTGAAGACTATGAAAAATATAAAAGTGTAGTAGATTCTTTATCTGAAAATCTCCCTAGTCAAGGTGTATATCTGCTTAATTCTGTAAACTTACAAGCTCCTATACCTAGACCAACTAGTATAAGAGATTTTTACGCATTTTTAGATCATGTTCGTACTGCCAGAGGTAGAAGGGGACTTGACGTCGTGCCAGAATGGTATGAGGTACCGGTTTTCTATTTTTCTAACCATCTAGCAGTTAAAGGGCCAAATCAGGAGATTGAAAAACCACATGCTACTAAAAAACTAGATTATGAGTTAGAGGTAGCATGCATTATAGGTAAAAAAGGAAAAAATATTAAAGCAAAAGATGCGCAATCCTATATTTTTGGTTTTTGTATTATGAATGACTGGAGTGCGCGAGACTTACAGGCTCAAGAGGTTAAGGTTGGATTAGGCCCTGCCAAAGGGAAGGATTTTGCTACCACTATCGGTCCATGGATCGTAACAAAAGATGAGTTAGAGCCATATCGAGATGGAGAAAACTACAATTTAGAAATGAAGGCAAATGTAAATGGAAGACTCTTATCGAAAGGGAACTTTAAAGATATCTATTATTCCTTCAATGAAATGATAGAGAGAGCTTCCAAGGGTGTTTCATTATATCCTGGAGAGATTATTGGATCGGGTACTGTTGGTACAGGATGCTTACTAGAGCTGGGGGAAGAGGTTCATAGATGGCTTGAATCTGGTGATATGGTTGAGTTAACAGTGACAGGATTAGGTTCTCTAAAAAATACGATTATTAATGAAGAAGTAGGTGATTGTTAA